GAGTTGctcaagttttttttctttttaggtgcTTTAATGTAATGGAAACGTTTACTTTCTTCAACTATCGATCACTTTTTTCCTCAAACCAGTTGCTACTGTGATAGCAAGAGGGGAGAAAAATACTACTTGAAACTCTTTTTTTGTTTTAAGAATTGTTATGTTTATTATCCATTGTGGTACCAAAATGGTAAATTCACGATTTGCTTAAAAATTTGTAACATTGAACCTTTTTGGTCCGTATATTAGTATTTCGACTTTAATTTGGTTAATTCTTCTTGCAACTCCTCCTGTAATTCCTTTAACTGTTGTGGCTCTAATAGAAACTGATGtctctatttttttcttcatttttgttcAATCTTTGATGATGACTGTTTTCATTCTATTGCTTTTCCGTCCTCACCTTAGCCATATGCCCAAAAATTGATTCTCATGACTGATACTGTGAGCTACATATGAGAAATGAAATAACAAATTCAAACTTTTTCGaataaaaatacaaataaagaaaaagaaaacgataTTACGACAGTGGAATAAGAGGCAACATGTTTTCCGGATTAAGGAATAACTCCTTGGTTTGATGCCCGACTCTTATAGCAGTGTCCTTATCTTTGGAACAACATTTTGATTTCCTGCACCATTACATGATATTTGGGCGGTTTTACATTGGTATAGCAGTTTGTTAAAACAGTGCAGGCATATATATAGATAAACATGGATAACAAACTGGCAAGATATTAACAAACTGCTATATTTGGTTTTTAGTAAAGGTGGTTCCAACATATAAATAAACTGGCAAGATATTAACAAACTGCTATATTTGGTTTTTAGTAAAGGTGGTTCCAACATATAAATAAACGGTTATTATTTGAAATCCAAACCATAACTATGGTCACCCATTGCGTTGCCGTTTTTTTACTTTCTTTCCCCACTATGCTTTCCCCACTATGCAACAGTTACTTAGTGGGCTAACTTACACTGATCTTCTATAAATGGATTGGTTTATCTCACTCAAAAATTAATTCAAGAATACAGAAGATAGCCAAAGAATATATAACATGTGAGCAGAAGATAACTTAGTTATCGGATCCTTCCATGGTCCATCAGTTCATTTTATGCTGCAACAGTTTtgattctcttttattttctttctatACTGAACTTATTCAATGTTTTCTTATGTCTGCTCATAACCATATTTGTGCAATTAATTTTCTTTGCACAGATTATAGTATTCTTTGCTTTCCTCGTTCAAAATAGTTTTTTAGGTTCAAAATTGGAAACATTATTAACCCAAAAAAACAGCATCATAGTTTTGTGTGCTTGGGAAAACTTAAACTTTATTTTGTGGGTCACTGTTATTTACGAAACTTTGAAGGACTTCGCACAAAGGGACCTTATTTTGATCAAATGGTGTGATGCTATACAGAATGATCAAATGGGAGAATGATCAAATGGGAGAATACCGTGGACAATTGTGAACTTCGCACATAATCGTTTCAGTTTAACCAATAACCAAGCACTTATGATTGCTTTTATAAGTTATCCAGTGAATTAGGGTCGGATGCATATCTTTGGTCTTATTTGAAGTAAGACGTTAGCAACACTAACCGGATATTTCATGCAGTAACGATCAAGCGGCAACGGTTAATGAAAATCCCCAGAAAATTCACATAGCTGCCCAAGTAAATGTATGCATAATCTATACATTTTTAATTTGTACAATTAAAGTTTAAAATTTTACTGATATTATATATCGACAGAGAGCGTCGTTAGCACAGCAGCAACGGCGTGCAAGAGAACGAGCAGAAAATGCATCGAGAGCCACCATCATTGTAGATGTACGTGTTTTAGTGAGCTTGGTCTTAATGATATTTAatatttttccaacaattttttTGATCCACCTTTTCATTAAGACTTTACCCGGATATTTATTATGATTACGTGCCCGAAATATTGGTCAATATTTCAATCAACTGCCGATCCAATTTCAAAACTTGCTTCAGTGAACTGAAAGCTAATCAATAAACTAATAACCCAGTTAACCTGAAGATTCTACATGCACTTCTTCCAATATAAATCGTCGATATACTTTTTTTTCCCACCATCGCATACATGACACACACAAAATGGAAAATTATCAGGATAGAATTGCTCCTACACGAAAGTCAATTGGCCAACAGAGGCGTCGCAGGAGAGAATTGCAAAAAGATACACAAATGGTTAATGAAGATTCTCATCGCACTGAGGTACAATAATAGAGCGATACATTACCACCACAAGTAGCACTTCATATACAAACTCAACAACCACAACGCTGTTTCATGGAATCAAAACAGTCGCAAAATGATACGGAAAGAGAAGCACGACAACGTTTACTAAAGGGTAAAGGAAAAGCTATTTATGTCGAGGTGGGTACATGCACCATAATCTGTGGAAATTATTCTCAAATTGAAAGCTACATTTTTTACATCTCCTTATTAAATTGTCGGAAATTTAGAATCATAATTCGAAACGGATGCGTCCTGGAAGTATCATTATTAAAGAGGGAGGAAGGATCATATGCGTCTCATGatactgattctgacgaagaggtatatgtttttttattttttttgtttgaagcaTATGAATAGGTATATGTAGTAGATCATAAAAGACTTCAATTTTTTTAGCTTATATGAAACTACATTTCTAGGTTTCAAATAAGTCCGTAAATGCTTATAAATTTCATATGCAGTCAACATTTTTACCTAGAAGAAGTGATGTTATGCCCGACATGACCTTACAACGGACACCTTTAGTTGGTACCACATTCTCAGCTCAAAACATTCCAATGTAAGAATCTAAATCTTCTCTAACAATTTTCACCTGGGGGCATGAGTATAGGTATATTGTTTTACATAATGTAACGCATGTGCAGGCCCTCAGTtactgttgaagaagaaaatgttgATTATGATAGTGATGAAGTAGATTACGGCGACGGCGACATACATTCCCAAAATACAACCATGAGTCAGATCCCGACTCTTCACACCAATATACGTCATTTTATGGGACAAATGGATGTTGAGTGTCGCCATTGCGGGGCATTGCACTGGATGGCGGAAAAACTAACAAGTTCATCTTTGATAAACCCGAAATTTGGTATGTGCTGTCTCAAGGAAAAGTTCGGCTTCCTTTACTGCGTGAACCTCCAAGACCCTTAAGAGAATTATTTGGAGGCAATGACGCAAGATCAACTTCTTTCCGTAATTATATCAGAGAGTATAATGCAGCAAACGCATATACCAGCCTTGGATGCAAATTGGATGAAAGAATTTTGAAAGTAAGAGGTCCAAGACCTTTTGCAATACATGGGGAACTAAGACATTTGACAGGAGGAATTCTGCCACTGCCTGGGAATGAGAGACATGCGGTTTACTCACAACTATACATATATGATCCTGCTTTTGCATTGTTTGTTCGTGGCGAACGAAATCCTAATTTAAATGAGGATGTCCTTCAAACAATTCAGGATACTATGCTCCAATTTAATGTTTTCTATACCAAGTATCGCCAAGCCTATGAAATATTGGATCAAATGAGTCATGCATACCCGAATTTTCGAGTTTCCCTTCAGTACAACACATCAACTGATGTAAGACGTTATAATCTACCGGTAGCGGAAGAGATTGCGGTTATCGTACCAGAAAAAACTTATAAACAGACTGGGCCACGAGATATTATATTGCATTTGAGAGAAAATAACGGGATACAACAAATTTCGGAGTGTCATCCAACATACTTGCCTTTACATTATGTTTTGCTCTTTCCTTTTGGAGAGCTGGGATGGTCACCAACATTAAGGCACTGGGATGCGGCCGCGAATACCTATACAAATACCAATTATCTCAAATGGAGTATTATAGTTACCGCATATTTGAACGTCGTTCAGAATATTCCACCATATTAAGAGCCGGAAAACTATTTCAAGAATTTTTGGTTGATGCATGGGCCGCTACAAAACAGAGTAAACTTGCATGGCTCATATTCCACCAACCGACTTTGCGTTCGAATTGTTACAGTTGCATCGCAGATATGACAAATGATTATTTGAATCCGGGGGATAGAGGTAATCCTTTTATTTTACCATCTTCACATACTGGGAGCGGAAGGCATATGCATGAGATATATCAGGATTCAATGGCGATTACACGTTTTAATCACCATCCCGATATTTTTCTTACAATGACAGCTAATCCTAATTGGCCGGAAATAACAAATGCATTTTTTCCACGTCAAATTGCACTTGATCGTCCTGATCTGGTGGCTCGCGTTTTTGAGATTAAAAGAAAAGCTCTGATGAaataaataaaggaaaaaaaGGTTTTCGATACAGTTGTTGCCCATGTTTATACCATCGAGTTTCAGAAACGAGGATTACCGCACATGCATTGTCTTATATTTTTAAAAGATTCCGAAAAAATTCGTACATCAGACATGGTTGATAAATTTGTTTCCGCTGAATTTCCGGATGAGAAAAATGACCCCATACTATTTGACACGGTCAGTAAGTGTATGGTTCACGGTCCATGTGGAGATCGAGATCCGGGTGCAACGTGTATGGAAAAAGGAAAATGTACCAAAGGATATCCAAAGAATTACACAGACACAACAACTTTGGATGAGGGTGGGTATCCAAGTTATCGTCGGCGTCGGGATGGAAGAGAAGTAACGGTCAGAAATAACAAAAAGGCATATAATATTGATGTTGTTCCCTATAATACACATCTATCAAGAATGTTCAATTGCCACATCAATGTGAAAATATGTGCGGGCATAAGAGCGGTTAAATATATTAACAAATATATTTTCAAAGGTGGTGATCGAACTACGATGGTATTGGGAGAACATGACGAGATTCAACAGTACATTGATGCGACCAGCCGAGGCAGTATGGCGTTTATTGGAGTACCGGTTACATGAAGAGAATCCGAGTGTACAACGGTTATCCATGCATCTACCAAATAAGCAACGAGTTGTGTATAATTCAAAGCGATCAATGAGCTCTGTTATACAAACAACACAGGAACATAAGACCACTTTGATGGGTTATTTTGAGTATTATGCTAAAAATCCAACAGCTCCGGCCTATACTTATCAAGAGTTCCCGCAGCACTTCGTATggaaaaaagaaactaaagagtGAAAAATCAGACAACAAGGTTTTTCAATTGGAAGAATGTATTTTGTTAGCCCTAATGCTGGAGAGTTGTACTACTTACGTATGTTACTCACAAATGTAAGAGGTGCCCATTCTTTTGACGGGTTAAGgactgtaactaatggagaagCGTGCACGGTCCATGATACGTTCAAAGAGGCATGCATTGCACTGGGAATATTAGCAAATGATGGAGAATTGGAAAAATGCCTTCAAGAAGCGGTGGTTATGCAAACTGGAAATCAGCTGAGGAAACTGTTCTGCATTATCCTATCAGAATGCAATCCAACAAAACCGGAGCTTTTATGGGAGAAATATGGAATGAACATATGTGATGATCTTCAACATAGATTACGATCGATGTTTAATATCCCAAATCCAACTGATGAACATGCTATGGATTACGGATTATACATATTGGATCAACTGCTTCGACAATCTGGAAAAAAACTAGAGAACTATAAGTCAATGCCACGACCAAGACATGATTGGGGTCAAATAGTGGGTAACAGATATATTTGGGACCATTGACAACTTCAATTTGTAGTAAGGGAATCCGTGCTCAATACGGATATTGAGAGATTGAATGTCGAACAACGGACGACGTACAATTCAATAGTGGATTCTGTGAACAACCGCGATGGTCGAATGTTTTTTCTGAATGGAAGTGCGGGTACGGGGAAAACTTTTTTGTACAACACAATAGCAAGAAGTTGTCGTAGAGATGGAAACATAGTTTTAACTGTTGCTTCATCGGGTATTGCTTCATTACTTCTTGATGGAGGTCGCACAGCCCATTCGACTTTTAAGATACCATTTAATGTCCAAGAAGATAGTAATATTGGGATTAGTAAGGACTCCGAGTACGCCCAACTACTTAAAGAAGTCAGATTTGTCATATGGGATGAAGTTTCAATGCAACATAGATTTTGTATGGAGGCGGTTGACCGTCTACTACGAGATATTCGTAGTGATGACAGACATTTTGGAGGTGTAACAGTTGTTTTGGGTGGAGATTTTCGACAGACTTTACCGGTGGTCTCGAACGCAGGTCGTGAACAAACTGTTGGAGCATCTATAAGAAGTTCATTTCTTTGGGATTATATTAATGTCTTGACACTAAACCAAAATATGCGATTGGAACAACAACCAGAAAATTTGGGATTTGCTAACTTCTTACTAGAGGTAATAAACCAATTATATCTTTTTAACGTTTATACAAAGTAAAAATATACATATCGTAGGTGtaataattttaattttgtttcgTTCATATGGTAGATCGGGACGAAccctaaagaagttgttaacctACCATCGACAATGAACAAATGTCAAAACATGCATGAGATGATATCTTCAGTGTACCCGCTCCTGGGAAAGGATGGACCAATGTCAACAGAACACTTAACCGAGAGAATTATTTTATCTCCACGTAATGAAGATGTCCATAAGATTAATCTGGAGGCATTAGGAAATTTGCAGGGTGAGGCTTATACATATCTTGCTGTTGACAAGATGATTCGGGATGACCACGGAAGGGATTCAAGGTTCACAACCGAATTTCTCAACAATTTAAATCCACCAGGATCACCTCCATTTAAGCTAGACATTAAAGTTGGATGTCCGGTTATGTTATTGAGAAATCTTGCACCAAAAGAAGGTCTGTGTAATGGTACTAGACTGGTGGTCACGAGGTGTAGACGATATGTGATTGAAGCTAAAATCATAACAGGGGAAAAGGCTGGTGAGATAATATTCATCCCAAGAATAACTTTTCAACCTTCACCTTCAGAGCTAGACATACAAATGGAAAGACGCCAATTTCCCATACATGTTGCATATGCAATGACGATTAACAAATCACAGGGACAATCGGTGAAGTATGTGGACATCGATTTATGCACTCCAGTATTTAGCCATGGTCAACTTTATGTGGCATTGTCTAGGTGTACTGCTGCTAGGAGAATAACTTTATTGATGCCAAATGAGTCGAATGAGTGTTTTAATCTGGAAACCAAAAATGTAGTGTATCCCGAAATTTTATTGTAATATCAAAttacttcatacttcttaaatATTTCATAGTATGATACATGTAATTTTTAGTATTGTTTAATATTTCGCATCATCAACAATATCCCACCAGCCAAATGGAATTGGATATGACAAAACGTGATCGACTCATTAAGTCCAAAGCGCCGAAGGCGCACGAGAGGTTGAGCCCAGGCCGAAATCAGACAAACTTACACCAAGATTAAAATATAACCACGAATTATATCATGTTGGGTGGAAACTGCTACGAATAAAATGTAATGGTTACCAAACTTCTATACTATATCAATGGATTAAAATGTAACCACAAACTGGATAATTTCAAGTATCGAAGGAATTGACCTTTATTGTTACCAAACGTTTACACTTTCTTGGTTTTGTAAAGTACCCAGCGTGACTTATTATGTGTCATTTGGCATTATCGCATACCACATGAGTATTTATAATTTTCTATTGCCAATCCAATACCTTCAATACAACCGTGCATTACATTTCACTTCGCAAATGGTTCTATGCATGAGTATGCATGCAATGGGAGGTTGAGCCCATGCTAAAACTCTACATCAGTATATGTCGCTATGAACTTATCAAGCCAAAAGCGCGTCCAAATCTTAAAGTACGCAGCGCCAAAGGCGCACGAGAGGTTGAGCCCAGGCCGAAGGCCTGGGTGATACCCTagttattgttttacaaatcaatcttggtgttgtgaaattcatgcatatataTTTGTGTGCTTTATGTGGTATGATatgtgtgccgacacaatatccctattctatggctagggcgatacatcacaatattacacggctagggcgatacaccgtaatattattcttcctttatatattcagTATTCTATGTCTAGGGCGATACACCACAGTATTACCTATTCGCTGTGAAATTGGCGTCAATATTACTATTCCCTTATGTGCGccaacacacatctcatacatggatgtttactgttatttatggGTGTCTTTGAAGAAGTTTCTACTTTGTGTTTTACTGTCTTTCCGTGTATTATTGACTTTtcgataaaacctgcattgtcttcgaatcatattaatgattacttgaaatctagttgttattcctacggggcactccttttagggatgatgtgctcacccattcccactttcagtttcagagacagatcaagatgtgctTGTGACGATGAAAGCTTCGAAGAATTAGTTATGTTAATTAGTTAGCTTTCGctatgttattttgtgtttgtattctatttgtaaatcaaatcattattgaatatgtatcatttgagagaagttcttgtatatatatttcagagtgggGGTAGTATTTGGGtaaagttttgtagcagatttcttaattgaatgcttaagtatatgatttagatccttagtgcttctttatttagttaatctattggattagtcagctgctagctttgagggcgctacagtgttggtatcagagctcactattagatcttatatgggaaacaataggaatagtcagtgccagttagtgaactagattagtttagaactgggttgggttgagagataaatcttaatcactaaaatttATCTTTAagagatttatttatttgattgatttgtttgtttggttgtttgtttatgtaatgaagtaaaaattgtagggtacaccaataactttagttTATAAAGATTAGAGATTAGTCTAGAAAAATAATGTGAACACATAGACAATTCAATACTAAAAACAATAAGATTTGTATTATTTATAgatcttgaaagtcacatagaaaTTTATTGAGCACTTTGACGTATACGTAGAGTCAACAATTTAATATTACATAAATGTTAACAATATTTTTGTGATTCAATGatttttgtaagagtagttagaataatagtttgaCCACTAATGTtggtaataaaaatattataatagtaattatagatgatcataaaagtaataataactttaataaagtaatgattagcatttatcaattagtgtCCTATTGAACTTAGCTTAACTAAAatctcaataaaaatatataatgatgaaaataataaattataaactATGGAAAATTAATA
The nucleotide sequence above comes from Papaver somniferum cultivar HN1 chromosome 8, ASM357369v1, whole genome shotgun sequence. Encoded proteins:
- the LOC113305445 gene encoding ATP-dependent DNA helicase PIF7-like gives rise to the protein MYFVSPNAGELYYLRMLLTNVRGAHSFDGLRTVTNGEACTVHDTFKEACIALGILANDGELEKCLQEAVVMQTGNQLRKLFCIILSECNPTKPELLWEKYGMNICDDLQHRLRSMFNIPNPTDEHAMDYGLYILDQLLRQSGKKLENYKSMPRPRHDWGQIVVRESVLNTDIERLNVEQRTTYNSIVDSVNNRDGRMFFLNGSAGTGKTFLYNTIARSCRRDGNIVLTVASSGIASLLLDGGRTAHSTFKIPFNVQEDSNIGISKDSEYAQLLKEVRFVIWDEVSMQHRFCMEAVDRLLRDIRSDDRHFGGVTVVLGGDFRQTLPVVSNAGREQTVGASIRSSFLWDYINVLTLNQNMRLEQQPENLGFANFLLEIGTNPKEVVNLPSTMNKCQNMHEMISSVYPLLGKDGPMSTEHLTERIILSPRNEDVHKINLEALGNLQGEAYTYLAVDKMIRDDHGRDSRFTTEFLNNLNPPGSPPFKLDIKVGCPVMLLRNLAPKEGLCNGTRLVVTRCRRYVIEAKIITGEKAGEIIFIPRITFQPSPSELDIQMERRQFPIHVAYAMTINKSQGQSVKYVDIDLCTPVFSHGQLYVALSRCTAARRITLLMPNESNECFNLETKNVVYPEILL